A genomic window from Flavobacterium phycosphaerae includes:
- a CDS encoding outer membrane protein transport protein produces the protein MIKKIIVSFCLLISLNALAQEGTSSPYSYYGIGDIKFKGTAENRAMGGLSVFPDSIHINLQNPAQLASLKLINLNLGGTYLNTSSKSEQQTEKARRTAIDYLAVGIPVGKVGIGFGLIPYSSVGYKIEKLSNDTNPIYSRYNGIGGLSKVFLGLGFKLNKQFSFGADVQYNFGKIETTNLRYQDGFDFIELGTRENNTSDMHGVNFDLGLTYQTKLNKKLSFFSALTYSPQVNLLLDNSRSIETVRITSTITPQESIDVLVEDTKIKLPSKIAFGSGFGEVKKWLIGGEITYLNTSVTSNRFNDIYGPTDANDNRYTVSYKDAMRYTIGGYFIPNYNSYSSYLKKITYRAGLRYENTGLVLQGKSINDAAVNIGLGLPLGGSFSNINIGLEVGKRGTKYYNLVEENYVNLSIGLSFSDKWFVKRKYD, from the coding sequence ATGATTAAAAAAATTATAGTAAGCTTCTGTTTACTTATTTCATTAAATGCCTTAGCACAAGAAGGAACCTCTTCTCCTTATTCTTATTACGGAATAGGTGACATAAAATTTAAAGGAACAGCCGAAAACAGAGCGATGGGTGGACTTTCAGTTTTCCCGGACAGTATTCACATCAACCTGCAAAATCCGGCACAATTGGCAAGTTTGAAATTGATTAATTTGAATTTGGGAGGTACTTATTTGAATACCAGCTCTAAATCAGAACAACAAACAGAAAAAGCACGAAGAACCGCTATCGACTATTTGGCCGTTGGTATTCCGGTTGGCAAAGTAGGTATCGGATTTGGTCTTATCCCTTATTCTTCTGTTGGATACAAAATTGAAAAATTATCTAATGACACTAATCCTATATATTCAAGATACAACGGAATTGGTGGTTTGAGCAAAGTCTTTTTGGGCTTAGGTTTCAAATTAAATAAGCAATTTAGTTTTGGGGCTGATGTTCAGTATAATTTCGGAAAAATTGAAACCACTAATTTACGTTATCAGGATGGTTTTGACTTTATTGAACTAGGAACCAGAGAAAACAACACCTCTGACATGCACGGAGTCAATTTCGATTTGGGTCTGACTTATCAAACCAAATTGAATAAAAAATTATCTTTTTTCAGTGCTTTGACCTATAGTCCTCAGGTCAATTTATTGCTGGACAATTCCCGCTCCATAGAAACCGTTAGGATTACTTCAACTATTACCCCACAAGAAAGTATAGATGTTTTGGTGGAAGACACCAAAATAAAGCTTCCTAGTAAGATTGCCTTCGGCTCAGGTTTTGGTGAAGTGAAAAAATGGTTAATTGGCGGCGAAATAACTTACTTAAACACTAGTGTGACTTCAAATAGATTTAATGATATTTACGGCCCTACCGACGCAAATGACAATCGCTATACGGTTTCCTATAAAGATGCTATGCGATACACCATTGGTGGTTATTTTATTCCGAACTACAACTCCTACTCCAGCTATTTGAAAAAAATAACTTATCGTGCCGGATTGCGTTACGAGAATACCGGATTAGTTCTACAAGGTAAATCCATCAACGATGCTGCTGTAAATATTGGTTTAGGGCTACCTCTAGGCGGAAGTTTCTCAAACATTAATATAGGATTGGAAGTAGGAAAACGCGGTACAAAATACTACAACTTAGTTGAAGAAAATTATGTAAATTTAAGCATCGGTTTATCGTTTAGTGATAAATGGTTTGTGAAACGTAAATACGACTAA